Proteins encoded together in one Caballeronia sp. NK8 window:
- a CDS encoding NIPSNAP family protein yields MTLYDTVTLTVKIGANAQVFENIKASGDAAGSKLLGCWYSDIGALGRVMVLRGFESEAALIGERRRLLLEGNPFGCGEFITDVEVNSYALFPFLPPIEPAVHGGIYEMRVYGTKLASLQHTIDAWQNAVPERTKRSPLIGAMYALDGTVPRFLNIWPYQSVDERSRIRAEAVKDGIWPPKGGPAHLTTMESTIYVPAPFSPLR; encoded by the coding sequence ATGACTCTGTACGACACAGTCACGTTGACGGTGAAGATCGGCGCGAACGCGCAGGTCTTCGAGAACATCAAGGCGAGCGGCGACGCGGCCGGCTCGAAGCTGCTCGGCTGCTGGTATTCGGACATCGGCGCGCTCGGCCGCGTGATGGTGCTGCGCGGCTTCGAATCGGAAGCGGCGCTGATCGGCGAGCGCCGGCGTCTGCTGCTGGAAGGCAATCCGTTCGGCTGCGGCGAATTCATCACCGATGTCGAAGTGAACAGCTACGCACTTTTCCCGTTCCTGCCGCCGATCGAACCGGCCGTGCACGGCGGCATCTACGAGATGCGCGTCTACGGCACGAAGCTCGCGAGCCTGCAACATACGATCGACGCGTGGCAGAACGCCGTGCCGGAGCGCACGAAGCGCTCGCCGCTCATCGGCGCGATGTACGCGCTCGACGGCACCGTGCCGCGCTTTCTCAACATTTGGCCGTACCAGAGCGTCGACGAACGCTCGCGCATTCGCGCCGAAGCCGTGAAGGACGGCATCTGGCCGCCGAAGGGCGGACCGGCCCATCTGACGACGATGGAATCGACCATCTACGTGCCCGCGCCGTTCTCGCCGCTGCGCTAA
- a CDS encoding sugar phosphate isomerase/epimerase has product MSRRKLSLSALTVLELTPPQMVECAAQAGYDFVGLRLLPATDTEVRHEIVGATSLKRETLAALKDTGIGVLDAEILRLKPDTNVADYEPMLETAAELGARYVLVAGNDPDESRTADRLAALCDIAQPYGLSPSLEPMPWTDAKDIVQGARIVTAAGRANTGLIVDPIHFDRAGSSTETLRALPREWFGYVQFCDASAARPADLDTLLYQARAERMIPGEGGLDLAGILRALPDDLPLSIEVPMNEWARTASALTRAKRLREATLAVVQETYAEH; this is encoded by the coding sequence ATGTCACGACGCAAGCTGTCCCTGTCCGCTCTGACGGTCCTCGAACTGACCCCCCCGCAGATGGTCGAGTGCGCGGCGCAGGCGGGCTACGATTTCGTCGGCCTGAGGCTGTTGCCCGCGACCGACACGGAAGTGCGCCACGAGATCGTCGGCGCGACGTCACTGAAGCGCGAGACGCTCGCGGCGCTGAAGGACACCGGCATCGGCGTGCTCGATGCCGAAATCCTGCGCCTGAAGCCCGACACGAACGTGGCCGATTACGAGCCGATGCTGGAAACCGCCGCCGAACTGGGCGCGCGCTATGTGCTCGTCGCGGGCAACGATCCTGATGAATCGCGCACCGCGGACCGGCTCGCGGCGCTCTGCGATATCGCGCAGCCGTATGGCCTGTCGCCGTCGCTCGAACCGATGCCGTGGACCGATGCGAAGGACATCGTGCAGGGCGCGCGCATCGTGACGGCGGCGGGGCGCGCGAACACGGGCCTGATCGTCGATCCGATTCATTTCGACCGCGCGGGTTCGTCGACGGAGACGCTGCGCGCGTTGCCGCGCGAGTGGTTCGGCTACGTGCAGTTCTGCGACGCATCCGCCGCGCGTCCCGCCGATCTCGACACACTCCTTTATCAGGCGCGCGCCGAACGCATGATTCCGGGCGAGGGCGGGCTCGATCTCGCGGGCATCCTGCGCGCGTTGCCGGACGATCTGCCGTTGTCGATCGAAGTGCCGATGAACGAATGGGCCAGGACTGCCAGCGCGCTGACGCGCGCGAAGCGGCTGCGCGAGGCGACGCTCGCGGTCGTTCAGGAGACTTACGCCGAACATTGA